A genomic region of Zalophus californianus isolate mZalCal1 chromosome 1, mZalCal1.pri.v2, whole genome shotgun sequence contains the following coding sequences:
- the USP19 gene encoding ubiquitin carboxyl-terminal hydrolase 19 isoform X7, with amino-acid sequence MSGGASASGPRRGPPGLEEATSKKKQKDRANQESKDGDPRRELLLDWRQSADEVIVKLRVGGGPLRLEEVDAAFTDTDCVVRLPGGRQWGGVFYAEIESSCTKVQARKGGLLQLALPKKVPLLTWPSLLKKPLGTQEAVPGLRCQENGQEPSPIALEPGPEPRRAKQEARNQKRAQGRGEVGAGAGPGAQVGPSAKRAVHLRRGPEGEGSRDGPGPRGDAPPFLAETATQAEAEEQLRVPPLNPQTCLLGSEENLALLAGEKTVSPRNDPVSPAMAGSRDPEKGDRSKEEMAVAADAITLVDGKEPESMVNLAFVKNDSYEKGPDSVVVHVYVKEIRRDTSRVLFREQDFTLIFQTRDGNFLRLHPGCGPHTIFRWQVKLRNLIEPEQCTFCFTASRIDICLRKRQSQRWGGLEAPAARGAVGGAKVAVPTGPTPLDSTPPGGAPHPLTGQEEARAVEKEKPKARSEDPGLDGVAARTPMEHVAPKPEPHLASPKPTCMVPPMPHSPVSGDSVEEEEEEEKKVCLPGFTGLVNLGNTCFMNSVIQSLSNTRELRDFFHDRSFEAEINYNNPLGTGGRLAIGFAVLLRALWKGTHHAFQPSKLKAIVASKASQFTGYAQHDAQEFMAFLLDGLHEDLNRIQNKPYTETVDSDGRPDEVVAEEAWQRHKMRNDSFIVDLFQGQYKSKLVCPVCAKVSITFDPFLYLPVPLPQKQKVLPVFYFAREPHSKPIKFLVSISKENSSASEVLDSLSQSVHVKPENLRLAEVIKNRFHRVFLPSHSLDTVSPSDMLLCFELLSPELAKERVVVLEVQQRPQVPSVPISKCAACQRKQQSEDEKLKRCTRCYRVGYCNQLCQKTHWPDHKGLCRPENIGYPFLVSVPASRLTYARLAQLLEGYARYSVSVFQPPFQPGRMALESQGPGCTTLLSSSSLDAGDSERDPIQPPELQLVTPVAEGDTGVPRAWAAPDRGPVPSTSGVSSEVLVSGPVEVGCLPAGERVSRPEAAVPGYQHPSEAMNAHTPQFFIYKIDASNREQRLEDKGDTPLELGEDCSLALVWRNNERLQEFVLVASKELECAEDPGSAGEAARAGHFTLDQCLNLFTRPEVLAPEEAWYCPQCKQHREASKQLLLWRLPNVLIVQLKRFSFRSFIWRDKINDLVEFPVRNLDLSKFCIGQKEERLPSYDLYAVINHYGGMIGGHYTACARLPSDRSSQRSDVGWRLFDDSTVTTVDESQVVTRYAYVLFYRRRNSPVERPPRAGHSEHHPDLGPAAEAAASQASRIWQELEAEEEPVPEGPVPLGPWGPQDWVGPPPRGPTTPDEGCLWYFVLGALAALVALMLNMFYPLVSQSRWR; translated from the exons ATGTCTGGCGGGGCCAGCGCCTCGGGCCCAAGGAGAGGTCCCCCAGGATTGGAGGAGGCCACCAGTAAGAAGAAGCAGAAGGATCGAGCAAACCAGGAGAGCAAGGATGGTGATCCTAGGAGAG AGTTGTTGCTTGATTGGAGGCAGAGTGCAGATGAGGTGATTGTCAAGCTGCGTGTGGGAGGGGGTCCCCTGCGGCTGGAGGAAGTGGATGCTGCTTTCACAGACACAGATTGCGTGGTGCGGCTTCCAG gTGGTCGGCAGTGGGGTGGTGTTTTCTATGCTGAGATAGAAAGTTCTTGCACCAAAGTACAAGCCCGTAAAGGTGGCCTCCTGCAGCTGGCACTGCCCAAGAAGGTGCCTCTGCTCACGTGGCCCTCTCTTCTG AAGAAACCTCTAGGGACCCAGGAGGCGGTGCCAGGGCTGCGGTGCCAGGAGAATGGGCAGGAGCCATCTCCCATTGCCCTGGAGCCAGGCCCTGAGCCCCGTCGGGCTAAACAGGAGGCCCGGAACCAGAAGCGGGCCCAGGGCCGTGGTGAGGTAGGCGCAGGGGCTGGCCCTGGGGCCCAGGTGGGGCCCAGCGCCAAGAGGGCTGTGCATCTCCGCAGAGGGCCAGAGGGGGAAGGGTCCAGAGATGGGCCTGGACCCCGGGGTGATGCCCCCCCTTTCTTGGCTgagacagccacccag GCCGAAGCTGAGGAACAGCTCCGGGTACCACCGCTGAACCCCCAGACCTGCCTCTTGGGCTCAGAAGAGAATCTAGCACTCTTGGCAGGAGAGAAGACTGTGTCCCCCAGGAATGATCCAGTCTCCCCAGCCATGGCCGGGAGCAGAGACCCTGAGAAAGGTGACCGTTCCAAAGAGGAGATGGCGGTGGCAGCAGATGCTATAACCTTGGTGGATGGTaaag AGCCGGAGTCCATGGTGAACCTGGCATTTGTCAAGAATGACTCATATGAGAAGGGGCCAGATTCAGTGGTGGTGCACGTGTACGTGAAAGAAATCCGCAGGGACACCTCTCGAGTGCTTTTCCGCGAGCAGGACTTCACACTTATCTTCCAGaccag GGATGGAAACTTCCTGAGACTGCACCCGGGCTGTGGGCCCCATACCATCTTCCGTTGGCAGGTGAAGCTCAG GAACCTGATTGAGCCCGAGCAGTGCACCTTCTGCTTCACGGCCTCTCGCATTGACATCTGCCTCCGTAAGCGGCAAAGTCAGCGCTGGGGGGGCCTGGAGGCCCCAGCTGCACGAG GTGCAGTGGGTGGTGCAAAGGTTGCCGTGCCGACAGGTCCAACCCCTCTGGATTCAACCCCACCGGgaggtgccccccaccccctcacaggCCAGGAGGAAGCTCGGGCTGTGGAGAAGGAGAAACCCAaggctcgatctgaggacccgGGGCTGGATGGTGTGGCAGCCCGCACCCCCATGGAGCATGTAGCCCCAAAGCCAGAGCCACACCTGGCCTCA CCCAAGCCCACATGTATGGTACCCCCAATGCCCCACAGCCCCGTGAGCGGAGACAgtgtggaggaagaggaggaggaagagaagaaggtgTGTCTGCCAGGCTTTACTGGCCTTGTCAATCTAGGCAACACCTGCTTCATGAACAGTGTAATTCAGTCTCTGTCTAACACTCGGGAGCTCCGGGACTTCTTCCACG ACCGCTCCTTTGAGGCTGAGATCAACTACAACAACCCACTGGGGACTGGTGGGCGTCTGGCCATTGGCTTTGCTGTGCTGCTCCGGGCACTGTGGAAGGGCACCCACCATGCCTTCCAGCCTTCCAAGTTGAAG GCCATTGTGGCGAGCAAGGCCAGCCAGTTCACCGGCTATGCGCAGCATGATGCCCAGGAGTTCATGGCTTTCTTGCTGGATGGGCTGCATGAAGACCTGAATCGCATTCAGAACAAGCCCTACACAGAGACCGTGGACTCGGATGGGCGGCCTGATGAG GTGGTGGCTGAAGAAGCATGGCAGCGGCATAAGATGAGGAATGACTCTTTCATCGTAGACCTATTTCAGGGCCAGTATAAGTCGAAGCTGGTGTGCCCTGTGTGTGCCAAG GTCTCCATCACTTTTGACCCATTCCTCTACCTGCCGGTGCCCTTGCCACAGAAGCAGAAGGTCCTCCCTGTCTTCTATTTTGCCCGGGAGCCCCACAGCAAGCCCATCAAG TTTTTGGTGAGCATCAGCAAGGAGAACTCCAGCGCAAGCGAAGTGTTGGACTCCCTCTCTCAGAGTGTGCATGTGAAGCCTGAGAACCTGCGTCTGGCTGAG GTGATTAAGAATCGTTTCCACCGTGTGTTCCTGCCCTCCCACTCACTGGACACTGTGTCCCCATCTGACATGCTCCTCTGTTTTGAGCTGCTATCCCCAGAGTTGGCTAAGGAGCGGGTGGTGGTGCTAGAGGTGCAGCAG CGCCCCCAGGTGCCCAGCGTCCCCATCTCCAAGTGTGCAGCCTGCCAGCGGAAGCAGCAATCAGAGGATGAGAAGCTGAAGCGCTGTACCCGGTGCTACCGTGTGGGCTACTGCAACCA GCTCTGCCAGAAAACCCACTGGCCTGACCACAAGGGTCTCTGCCGCCCTGAGAACATTGGCTACCCATTTCTGGTCAGTGTACCTGCCTCACGTCTCACTTACGCCCGTCTTGCTCAGCTGCTAGAGGGCTACGCCCG GTACTCTGTGAGTGTATTCCAGCCACCCTTCCAGCCTGGCCGTATGGCCTTGGAGTCCCAAGGCCCTGGCTGCACGACACTGCTCTCCAGTAGCTCCCTTGATGCTGGGGACAGTGAGAGGGACCCGATTCAGCCGCCTGAGCTCCAGTTGGTGACCCCTGTGGCTGAGGGAGACACAGGGGTCCCACGGGCATGGGCGGCCCCTGATCGGGGCCCTGTGCCCAGCACAAGTGGAGTTTCTTCTGAGGTGCTGGTCAGTGGACCTGTTGAAGTTGGCTGCTTGCCGGCTGGTGAGAGAGTGTCTCGGCCTGAAG CTGCTGTGCCTGGATATCAGCACCCAAGTGAAGCCATGAATGCCCACACACCCcagttcttcatctataaaattgacGCATCTAACCGAGAGCAGCGGCTGGAGGACAAAG GAGACACCCCCCTGGAGCTGGGTGAGGACTGCAGCCTGGCTCTAGTCTGGCGGAACAATGAGCGCCTGCAGGAGTTTGTGTTGGTAGCCTCCAAGGAGCTGGAGTGTGCTGAGGATCCAGGCTCTGCTGGTGAGGCTGCCCGTGCTGGCCACTTCACTCTGGACCAGTGCCTGAACCTCTTCACCCGGCCCGAGGTGCTGGCACCTGAGGAGGCTTG GTACTGCCCGCAGTGTAAACAACACCGAGAGGCCTCCAAGCAGCTGCTGCTGTGGCGCCTTCCTAACGTACTCATCGTGCAGCTCAAGCGCTTCTCCTTCCGGAGTTTCATCTGGCGTGACAAGATCAACGACTTGGTGGAGTTCCCTGTTCG GAACCTGGACCTGAGCAAGTTCTGCATTGGTCAGAAAGAGGAACGGCTGCCTAGCTACGACCTGTACGCCGTCATCAACCACTACGGAGGCATGATCGGCGGCCACTATACCGCCTGTGCCCGCCTGCCCAGTGACCGCAGCAGCCAGCGCAGCGACGTGG GCTGGCGCTTGTTTGACGACAGCACGGTGACAACAGTAGACGAGAGCCAGGTCGTGACGCGTTATGCCTATGTACTCTTCTACCGCCGGCGGAACTCTCCTGTGGAGAGGCCTCCGAGGGCAGGTCACTCTGAGCACCACCCAGATCTAGGCCCTGCAGCTGAGGCTGCTGCCAGCCAG GCTTCCCGGATTTGGCAGGAGCTGGAGGCCGAGGAGGAACCGGTACCCGAGGGGCCTGTGCCCCTGGGTCCCTGGGGGCCCCAAGACTGGGTGGGCCCCCCACCACGTGGCCCTACCACACCAGATGAGGGCTGCCTCTGGTACTTTGTTCTGGGCGCCTTGGCAGCTTTGGTGGCCCTCATGCTCAACATGTTCTATCCTCTGGTATCCCAGAGTCGCTGGAGATGA
- the USP19 gene encoding ubiquitin carboxyl-terminal hydrolase 19 isoform X8 → MSGGASASGPRRGPPGLEEATSKKKQKDRANQESKDGDPRRGSASSREEQAKEELLLDWRQSADEVIVKLRVGGGPLRLEEVDAAFTDTDCVVRLPGGRQWGGVFYAEIESSCTKVQARKGGLLQLALPKKVPLLTWPSLLKKPLGTQEAVPGLRCQENGQEPSPIALEPGPEPRRAKQEARNQKRAQGRGEVGAGAGPGAQVGPSAKRAVHLRRGPEGEGSRDGPGPRGDAPPFLAETATQAEAEEQLRVPPLNPQTCLLGSEENLALLAGEKTVSPRNDPVSPAMAGSRDPEKEPESMVNLAFVKNDSYEKGPDSVVVHVYVKEIRRDTSRVLFREQDFTLIFQTRDGNFLRLHPGCGPHTIFRWQVKLRNLIEPEQCTFCFTASRIDICLRKRQSQRWGGLEAPAARGAVGGAKVAVPTGPTPLDSTPPGGAPHPLTGQEEARAVEKEKPKARSEDPGLDGVAARTPMEHVAPKPEPHLASPKPTCMVPPMPHSPVSGDSVEEEEEEEKKVCLPGFTGLVNLGNTCFMNSVIQSLSNTRELRDFFHDRSFEAEINYNNPLGTGGRLAIGFAVLLRALWKGTHHAFQPSKLKAIVASKASQFTGYAQHDAQEFMAFLLDGLHEDLNRIQNKPYTETVDSDGRPDEVVAEEAWQRHKMRNDSFIVDLFQGQYKSKLVCPVCAKVSITFDPFLYLPVPLPQKQKVLPVFYFAREPHSKPIKFLVSISKENSSASEVLDSLSQSVHVKPENLRLAEVIKNRFHRVFLPSHSLDTVSPSDMLLCFELLSPELAKERVVVLEVQQRPQVPSVPISKCAACQRKQQSEDEKLKRCTRCYRVGYCNQLCQKTHWPDHKGLCRPENIGYPFLVSVPASRLTYARLAQLLEGYARYSVSVFQPPFQPGRMALESQGPGCTTLLSSSSLDAGDSERDPIQPPELQLVTPVAEGDTGVPRAWAAPDRGPVPSTSGVSSEVLVSGPVEVGCLPAGERVSRPEAAVPGYQHPSEAMNAHTPQFFIYKIDASNREQRLEDKGDTPLELGEDCSLALVWRNNERLQEFVLVASKELECAEDPGSAGEAARAGHFTLDQCLNLFTRPEVLAPEEAWYCPQCKQHREASKQLLLWRLPNVLIVQLKRFSFRSFIWRDKINDLVEFPVRNLDLSKFCIGQKEERLPSYDLYAVINHYGGMIGGHYTACARLPSDRSSQRSDVGWRLFDDSTVTTVDESQVVTRYAYVLFYRRRNSPVERPPRAGHSEHHPDLGPAAEAAASQASRIWQELEAEEEPVPEGPVPLGPWGPQDWVGPPPRGPTTPDEGCLWYFVLGALAALVALMLNMFYPLVSQSRWR, encoded by the exons ATGTCTGGCGGGGCCAGCGCCTCGGGCCCAAGGAGAGGTCCCCCAGGATTGGAGGAGGCCACCAGTAAGAAGAAGCAGAAGGATCGAGCAAACCAGGAGAGCAAGGATGGTGATCCTAGGAGAG GGTCAGCGTCCTCTCGGGAGGAGCAGGCCAAAGAGG AGTTGTTGCTTGATTGGAGGCAGAGTGCAGATGAGGTGATTGTCAAGCTGCGTGTGGGAGGGGGTCCCCTGCGGCTGGAGGAAGTGGATGCTGCTTTCACAGACACAGATTGCGTGGTGCGGCTTCCAG gTGGTCGGCAGTGGGGTGGTGTTTTCTATGCTGAGATAGAAAGTTCTTGCACCAAAGTACAAGCCCGTAAAGGTGGCCTCCTGCAGCTGGCACTGCCCAAGAAGGTGCCTCTGCTCACGTGGCCCTCTCTTCTG AAGAAACCTCTAGGGACCCAGGAGGCGGTGCCAGGGCTGCGGTGCCAGGAGAATGGGCAGGAGCCATCTCCCATTGCCCTGGAGCCAGGCCCTGAGCCCCGTCGGGCTAAACAGGAGGCCCGGAACCAGAAGCGGGCCCAGGGCCGTGGTGAGGTAGGCGCAGGGGCTGGCCCTGGGGCCCAGGTGGGGCCCAGCGCCAAGAGGGCTGTGCATCTCCGCAGAGGGCCAGAGGGGGAAGGGTCCAGAGATGGGCCTGGACCCCGGGGTGATGCCCCCCCTTTCTTGGCTgagacagccacccag GCCGAAGCTGAGGAACAGCTCCGGGTACCACCGCTGAACCCCCAGACCTGCCTCTTGGGCTCAGAAGAGAATCTAGCACTCTTGGCAGGAGAGAAGACTGTGTCCCCCAGGAATGATCCAGTCTCCCCAGCCATGGCCGGGAGCAGAGACCCTGAGAAAG AGCCGGAGTCCATGGTGAACCTGGCATTTGTCAAGAATGACTCATATGAGAAGGGGCCAGATTCAGTGGTGGTGCACGTGTACGTGAAAGAAATCCGCAGGGACACCTCTCGAGTGCTTTTCCGCGAGCAGGACTTCACACTTATCTTCCAGaccag GGATGGAAACTTCCTGAGACTGCACCCGGGCTGTGGGCCCCATACCATCTTCCGTTGGCAGGTGAAGCTCAG GAACCTGATTGAGCCCGAGCAGTGCACCTTCTGCTTCACGGCCTCTCGCATTGACATCTGCCTCCGTAAGCGGCAAAGTCAGCGCTGGGGGGGCCTGGAGGCCCCAGCTGCACGAG GTGCAGTGGGTGGTGCAAAGGTTGCCGTGCCGACAGGTCCAACCCCTCTGGATTCAACCCCACCGGgaggtgccccccaccccctcacaggCCAGGAGGAAGCTCGGGCTGTGGAGAAGGAGAAACCCAaggctcgatctgaggacccgGGGCTGGATGGTGTGGCAGCCCGCACCCCCATGGAGCATGTAGCCCCAAAGCCAGAGCCACACCTGGCCTCA CCCAAGCCCACATGTATGGTACCCCCAATGCCCCACAGCCCCGTGAGCGGAGACAgtgtggaggaagaggaggaggaagagaagaaggtgTGTCTGCCAGGCTTTACTGGCCTTGTCAATCTAGGCAACACCTGCTTCATGAACAGTGTAATTCAGTCTCTGTCTAACACTCGGGAGCTCCGGGACTTCTTCCACG ACCGCTCCTTTGAGGCTGAGATCAACTACAACAACCCACTGGGGACTGGTGGGCGTCTGGCCATTGGCTTTGCTGTGCTGCTCCGGGCACTGTGGAAGGGCACCCACCATGCCTTCCAGCCTTCCAAGTTGAAG GCCATTGTGGCGAGCAAGGCCAGCCAGTTCACCGGCTATGCGCAGCATGATGCCCAGGAGTTCATGGCTTTCTTGCTGGATGGGCTGCATGAAGACCTGAATCGCATTCAGAACAAGCCCTACACAGAGACCGTGGACTCGGATGGGCGGCCTGATGAG GTGGTGGCTGAAGAAGCATGGCAGCGGCATAAGATGAGGAATGACTCTTTCATCGTAGACCTATTTCAGGGCCAGTATAAGTCGAAGCTGGTGTGCCCTGTGTGTGCCAAG GTCTCCATCACTTTTGACCCATTCCTCTACCTGCCGGTGCCCTTGCCACAGAAGCAGAAGGTCCTCCCTGTCTTCTATTTTGCCCGGGAGCCCCACAGCAAGCCCATCAAG TTTTTGGTGAGCATCAGCAAGGAGAACTCCAGCGCAAGCGAAGTGTTGGACTCCCTCTCTCAGAGTGTGCATGTGAAGCCTGAGAACCTGCGTCTGGCTGAG GTGATTAAGAATCGTTTCCACCGTGTGTTCCTGCCCTCCCACTCACTGGACACTGTGTCCCCATCTGACATGCTCCTCTGTTTTGAGCTGCTATCCCCAGAGTTGGCTAAGGAGCGGGTGGTGGTGCTAGAGGTGCAGCAG CGCCCCCAGGTGCCCAGCGTCCCCATCTCCAAGTGTGCAGCCTGCCAGCGGAAGCAGCAATCAGAGGATGAGAAGCTGAAGCGCTGTACCCGGTGCTACCGTGTGGGCTACTGCAACCA GCTCTGCCAGAAAACCCACTGGCCTGACCACAAGGGTCTCTGCCGCCCTGAGAACATTGGCTACCCATTTCTGGTCAGTGTACCTGCCTCACGTCTCACTTACGCCCGTCTTGCTCAGCTGCTAGAGGGCTACGCCCG GTACTCTGTGAGTGTATTCCAGCCACCCTTCCAGCCTGGCCGTATGGCCTTGGAGTCCCAAGGCCCTGGCTGCACGACACTGCTCTCCAGTAGCTCCCTTGATGCTGGGGACAGTGAGAGGGACCCGATTCAGCCGCCTGAGCTCCAGTTGGTGACCCCTGTGGCTGAGGGAGACACAGGGGTCCCACGGGCATGGGCGGCCCCTGATCGGGGCCCTGTGCCCAGCACAAGTGGAGTTTCTTCTGAGGTGCTGGTCAGTGGACCTGTTGAAGTTGGCTGCTTGCCGGCTGGTGAGAGAGTGTCTCGGCCTGAAG CTGCTGTGCCTGGATATCAGCACCCAAGTGAAGCCATGAATGCCCACACACCCcagttcttcatctataaaattgacGCATCTAACCGAGAGCAGCGGCTGGAGGACAAAG GAGACACCCCCCTGGAGCTGGGTGAGGACTGCAGCCTGGCTCTAGTCTGGCGGAACAATGAGCGCCTGCAGGAGTTTGTGTTGGTAGCCTCCAAGGAGCTGGAGTGTGCTGAGGATCCAGGCTCTGCTGGTGAGGCTGCCCGTGCTGGCCACTTCACTCTGGACCAGTGCCTGAACCTCTTCACCCGGCCCGAGGTGCTGGCACCTGAGGAGGCTTG GTACTGCCCGCAGTGTAAACAACACCGAGAGGCCTCCAAGCAGCTGCTGCTGTGGCGCCTTCCTAACGTACTCATCGTGCAGCTCAAGCGCTTCTCCTTCCGGAGTTTCATCTGGCGTGACAAGATCAACGACTTGGTGGAGTTCCCTGTTCG GAACCTGGACCTGAGCAAGTTCTGCATTGGTCAGAAAGAGGAACGGCTGCCTAGCTACGACCTGTACGCCGTCATCAACCACTACGGAGGCATGATCGGCGGCCACTATACCGCCTGTGCCCGCCTGCCCAGTGACCGCAGCAGCCAGCGCAGCGACGTGG GCTGGCGCTTGTTTGACGACAGCACGGTGACAACAGTAGACGAGAGCCAGGTCGTGACGCGTTATGCCTATGTACTCTTCTACCGCCGGCGGAACTCTCCTGTGGAGAGGCCTCCGAGGGCAGGTCACTCTGAGCACCACCCAGATCTAGGCCCTGCAGCTGAGGCTGCTGCCAGCCAG GCTTCCCGGATTTGGCAGGAGCTGGAGGCCGAGGAGGAACCGGTACCCGAGGGGCCTGTGCCCCTGGGTCCCTGGGGGCCCCAAGACTGGGTGGGCCCCCCACCACGTGGCCCTACCACACCAGATGAGGGCTGCCTCTGGTACTTTGTTCTGGGCGCCTTGGCAGCTTTGGTGGCCCTCATGCTCAACATGTTCTATCCTCTGGTATCCCAGAGTCGCTGGAGATGA